The Candidatus Zixiibacteriota bacterium genome contains the following window.
CATATACATCCAGTACGGAGAGCCGGATTATCTCGTCAACGAGCCCTTCTCGCCTGACCGTCGTCCCTATCAGGTATGGTACTACACGAGCATCTCGCCCAATAGGCGTTTCTTGTTCATAGATGAAAACGAGGATGGAGACTACCGCCTGCAGTATCCGTACGACGGGCTCGGCACGACAGTCGGATTCTAATCAGGCGGTTACACGATTATGCGCGTAACTCTGCGTAAACCGACAGTATGGATAATGCTGACCACTCTTGTCATTGCGGCCGGAGCCGCTCAGGCTCAGCCCGGCCGACGGCCCCTCACGGTGAGGGGAAGTACGGTTGTTTTCAACCGGCCGGAATTTGACTCGTTGGTCCTGCTGGAATTTCCGTTCGTGCTGAATCGCAGCGAATATTCTTTCTACCGGCCTGATAGCCTGGCGGGTGGGCCGCTCTATGCCCGCATCTTTGCACAAATCAATTTGTATGGTGTCGACGGTCTTCCCCTGGACTCCGCCAATACCTACTTTTCGGCGGCGGTGAGCGATTCATCCGAAGCCTCTAAGGCTGATTATAGTCTATTCAACAGCTTAGTGCTGGTGGTCCAACCGGGGATCTACTCCGCGCGGCTGAGCGTGATCGATGCGGTCAGTAAGCGGGAGGGGGAGCACTTTATTGACCGGATCAACGTCGAGCCGCCGGTGAAAGACCGCCTCTCGCTTGGAGGTAAGTGTCTCGCTTTTCAGATTTCGTATGTCGGCCAGTCTCCCGCCATGGGCATCGGCGTGCCCAGGAACGGCTACGAGGTTCGGACTAACCCGGTTGCTGCATACTCGACTCGTGACTCGGTGGCCTTCGTCTATGCCGAGCTGTACAATCTGAGGTATGATTCACTGGCGCCCTCAAGTTTCGAGACCGCTCTGAGCGTAACTGATGCCGCCGGCAGCACCGTGCTGCCCCCGTCCGGAAAGTCTCGGCGCAAGCCGGGTAGGTCGGCGGTGTTGGCTGAGTCGTTCGAGATTAAGGGCTGGGCTCCCGGTTCGTACACGCTTCAGGTAAGTGCAGCGGATCGTACCGCCGGGCAGGAGGTCAGCAGCGAGATTCCGTTTGCGATTGTGGCTCCCGCACCCGCGCCGGCGCAGGGTTCCGGCGGAAACGGGACGGACCCGGTCGGCGCTCTTGATCTTGAGACCGAACTGCGCCTGTTCTACTATGTGCTCTCGCCGGTTGAAAAGAGGGCACTCGTGGGACTCACCGACGACGGTAAGCGGGAGTTTGCAAAGCGATTCTGGGAGGAGAGGGACCCGGACCCGACCACTCCTCTGCCTGAAAACCGGCTCGAAATGTACGAGCGATACGTATACTGCAACAATTTCTTCTCGGTCGAGGAGGGAAAGACCGACGGCTGGTATACTCAGCGGGGGCGGATCTACATGACCTACGGCCCACCCGACAAGCTCGACGACTACTCGCACCCAACCAGCGGCCACCCGGTGCAGTTCTGGTGGTACTATGAGCTGAAGGAAGGGAAGGTGTTTGTCTTTCAGGACGAAGACGGCTTCGGCAACTTCAACCTCGTCCATTCGACTATGGAGGGTGAGATGTTCGACAAAAGGTGGGATGCCGCCCTTAAGGCCGGGGAGATTCTGGTGGAGTAGGGAGTTGTGGCTTGCATTCGGCGGTGCCGAACCGGCTCTGTCGCGTTATGTACGTCAGTCGCGGAGGGTCGCCCGACCGTGCAATAATCAAGAAGAGTCGCTGCAGGCCACACTCCGAACCCGACCCGCTGAGCGAGTCGGGCCCGGAGCAGGTTCTGACGCATCAGATCTAACTTGTAAGACGGCTTTTGGGTACCGTCGGGAGCGAGGGACAATCAGTGCGAGCTGCTCGCAGGCTGGGAGGTCTCGCCGGTCTTCGCGGCGTTCGGCTCCTTAACCGACCGCTTCACGGGCACTGTGAACCGAATCCCCTTGTCCTTCTCGACCTCGATCGTGAAGGATTTCTCGAACGAACGCTCGAGCACCTGCGGCTTGAGCTTTATCTCGCCGCTGGCGGTTTCACCGGGGCCGATCTTTTTCGGAAGCGTGATCTCCGCGAACTGGGGCAGATCCGCCACGAGTTTGAGCGCCAACTCCTCGTCGGCAGCATTCGTGATCGTGAACTTCATCTTATCCCGCACCTTGTCGCCGAACTGGGAGATATCCAGCTTATAGGGCTTGATGATGATCGGGTAGGTCGAGTCCGGGCGCTGAATGACATCGGCTGAAATCGACACCGTCTTATCCGGCGGGCCTTCGTTGGTAGTGATACGCGGCCGCTTGGTAACCTTCTGGTTGTAAGTCCGGGTACTAAAGATGATTTCAAGCGCAGTGCTGTCACCGACAGCAAGCTCCGATTTTTCCAACGGAGCCTTGGTGCAGCCTCAACCCGGGTTCACTTTCTCGATTTTCAGCGTGTCTGCGCCCCGATTGTAGACCCAGAAGACGTGGGTAATCTCGGAGTTTTGCGGGACATATCCAAAGTCGAACTCGGTCTCGGACAGCTCCATCAGCGGCGCCGCCATAACCGGCGCGCTGACGAGTGCAGCCAGTCCCAAAATCAAAACCGTCAGTAGAGGTTTGGTCATCGCTTGATCCACTCAATATGGGTTAAGAATCTACTTCGCGCTATTCTCTGTTGTCGTAAACACCGGACGGAAACTGAAGTCTCCGCAAACCACGGGTATTGTTACCCGAAACGGCGCCTCCTGGTTCCCGGCCAACTCCATAGTAAAGGAGCTTTCAAACGGTGGAGGTGGCCCGTCGGAACTACGGCTGACATAACCGGTCGCCGGGGTCCCGGGATCGATGGTCTCAGGCAACACCACGCTAATGCCGGGGCCTGTCTCGATTAGACTGACCTTCAGTTCTGACCCGCGCTTGTTCACCATCTGCACGACTTGCCTGGTACTCGCTTCCTGATTCCGGGCCAGCACCAGTACCGTCGGTGTCCAAACAAGAGATGCATTCGGCGAAGACGGCGTTACTACGTTTCCTTTCAACGGTACTTCTACCGGGAAAGGGCTTAGTTCGACATACAGGTAAGCCGACACCTCCTGGGGTCCGAGCGATCCTCTTGTTTGCCAATAGAGTACAACCCCCATGCTGTCTCCGGGCAGGATGATAGTTTCGGCCGCGGTGCTGGTCAGGCAGCCGCAGCCGGTCTTTATCTCCGTCACCCTGGCTGTATCCCTTTCGCCTCCTTGAAGCCAAACCCGGTGAACCACCGTTGCGTTAGGCGGCAGCAGGCCGAAGTCGAATTCGGTATTGTCCACTCGAAAGCCCGAATCCGCAGCGACAGTCGGTACAGCCAAACCGACAAGTATGAGAACAAGACCGATTGTGAGCCGCATGGTTTTACTCTAACCGTCTAACTTATTGTATGCGCCCAGGTTGGTCAAGGCGTTTTGCCCTGTTTTAGCTTGTTTTCAGCCACTGACCGGTCTAAAATGGGCTGTTTGGACCGGGTGGTCGATTTATGCGTGTGATTGAAGTTCAGAACCTAACCAAGGTCTATACCACGCACCTTAAAAAGGGCAACGTGGTGGCGCTTGATCAGGTCTCGCTCGGTGTCGACCAGGGAGAGATATTCGGCCTGCTTGGACCCAATGGGGCCGGGAAGACCACACTGGTAAAGGCCCTACTCGGAATCACCCGGCCGACTGCGGGCGATATTCTCATCAATGGGCTTCGCCCGGACGACCCCGCCTCTCGCTCCAAGGTGGGTTTCCTGCAGGAGAACCCGCGCTTCCCCGAACACCTGACCGGCTGCGGTCTCTTGCGGCTGGCCGGGCAACTTGCCGGCATGTCTGAAAGTACCATCGCAGATCGTAGCCTCCTGCTTCTGGAGCTGGTCGGCATGGGGAAGTGGGCCGACACCAAAACCAGCAAGTACTCCAAAGGGATGACCCAGCGCATCGGCCTCGCCCAGGCTCTGATAGCCGATCCCGATATTGTCATTCTCGATGAACCTACCGACGGAATCGACCCTATCGGCAAGGTGGAAACACGAGATGTTCTCAAGCGGATTCGCGATCAGGGCAAAACCGTCTTCCTCAATTCCCATCTGCTGGGCGAGGTCGAGCTGGTGGCTGACCGGGTGGCGATACTCTCGCGCGGCAGACTGGTCAAAGTGGCGACCGTCAACGAACTGACTGTCAGAGATAACGTCTACGAAATAGAGGCGGATATCGGCAATATTCAGATCGACGTCCCCGAGAATATTGGTAAGATCGTTCTGATAAAGACCACTGGCCTAACCATTGAGTTGGTGCGGCCTGAGAATATCAACTTCGTGGTTGATCAGCTTCGCCTTCATCGCATAAACATCTGGTCGGTGCAGCCGGCAAGGCTTACACTCGAGCGCTCGTTTGTCGACGCGGTCAGCGAGTACCCGGGAGAATCGGCATGAGTACCCTTGTCCGCGACACCCTGGCCGAACTCGTCAGCCGGAGAATACTCATTCTCTTCGGCGTGATTACGGTCGTGATGCTTATAGGCGTGTGGGCTTCGTGGGAAGTCAGAGAGAGCTTGACGTTGCCCTCTGGT
Protein-coding sequences here:
- a CDS encoding GWxTD domain-containing protein yields the protein MRVTLRKPTVWIMLTTLVIAAGAAQAQPGRRPLTVRGSTVVFNRPEFDSLVLLEFPFVLNRSEYSFYRPDSLAGGPLYARIFAQINLYGVDGLPLDSANTYFSAAVSDSSEASKADYSLFNSLVLVVQPGIYSARLSVIDAVSKREGEHFIDRINVEPPVKDRLSLGGKCLAFQISYVGQSPAMGIGVPRNGYEVRTNPVAAYSTRDSVAFVYAELYNLRYDSLAPSSFETALSVTDAAGSTVLPPSGKSRRKPGRSAVLAESFEIKGWAPGSYTLQVSAADRTAGQEVSSEIPFAIVAPAPAPAQGSGGNGTDPVGALDLETELRLFYYVLSPVEKRALVGLTDDGKREFAKRFWEERDPDPTTPLPENRLEMYERYVYCNNFFSVEEGKTDGWYTQRGRIYMTYGPPDKLDDYSHPTSGHPVQFWWYYELKEGKVFVFQDEDGFGNFNLVHSTMEGEMFDKRWDAALKAGEILVE
- a CDS encoding DUF1573 domain-containing protein; protein product: MRLTIGLVLILVGLAVPTVAADSGFRVDNTEFDFGLLPPNATVVHRVWLQGGERDTARVTEIKTGCGCLTSTAAETIILPGDSMGVVLYWQTRGSLGPQEVSAYLYVELSPFPVEVPLKGNVVTPSSPNASLVWTPTVLVLARNQEASTRQVVQMVNKRGSELKVSLIETGPGISVVLPETIDPGTPATGYVSRSSDGPPPPFESSFTMELAGNQEAPFRVTIPVVCGDFSFRPVFTTTENSAK
- a CDS encoding ABC transporter ATP-binding protein; this encodes MRVIEVQNLTKVYTTHLKKGNVVALDQVSLGVDQGEIFGLLGPNGAGKTTLVKALLGITRPTAGDILINGLRPDDPASRSKVGFLQENPRFPEHLTGCGLLRLAGQLAGMSESTIADRSLLLLELVGMGKWADTKTSKYSKGMTQRIGLAQALIADPDIVILDEPTDGIDPIGKVETRDVLKRIRDQGKTVFLNSHLLGEVELVADRVAILSRGRLVKVATVNELTVRDNVYEIEADIGNIQIDVPENIGKIVLIKTTGLTIELVRPENINFVVDQLRLHRINIWSVQPARLTLERSFVDAVSEYPGESA